In Castor canadensis chromosome 6, mCasCan1.hap1v2, whole genome shotgun sequence, the genomic window TTTGTTAGAAGCTACTAACAAAAGTCcaagtttaaaaattatagttattttcttattatcactAGAAAATAATTAGAAGAATTCTCACCTTTGACATCTCTGTGAATGATCTGGTTTTCATGGAGATATGAAAGGCCACGAAGTAACTGTTCAGTATAGTTAATAACTACTGATTCCTTAAAGGCTCCATATTTACTCAGGAGATGAGCCACAGATCCtcctaaaaaataaacacaaaatagtAATTATCAACTGAGGCCagaatttaattattatattttggtTTCTTAAGCTTGCACTGCCTGAGTTCACACAATTTCTTTttgatagcactggggtttgaattcagggcctcatacttgctaggcaggcactcgaccacttgagccactccactggcccctCACATTTACATTTGAAACGtttgtttttatggtgctggggattaaattcaggacctcatgcaagctaggcaagcactgtaccactgagctatatccctaatCCATCATGTTTCTGAGTGATTGTGTAACATTGGTTTATAAAGTAAGAATAATttgtaaaagaataattttttgagCTGATCCATATTTTTCTGAGTAGTCATCATTAATTGGACAGACTTAAGAAGTGTTTTcacataatacaaaaataaagttaaccatctggatgtggtggtgaatgcctgtaatcccagcacttggaggcatGTTCAAGGCcatgagctacacagtgagaccatctcaaaaaactaaaaagggagaaagggagggatatAATTTGAAAACTTACTACAGATAAACTAGCACTGTAGCATAAAGTGAAACTGTCATCTTAAATAAAGActgagtttaattttcttttctacaaTATATACCGTAATATGTGATTCAACATGTGACGAAAAAAGAtttgtttcattaactttttagaTTCATAGGTGACTTAAGAGTGCCttatttttttggcactactggggcttagactcaggacctacaccttaagccactctatcagcccttttctgtgatgggtttttttcaagataggtctcatgaactatttgcaggggctggcttcaaaccacaatcctcctgatctctgcctcctgagtagctaggattacaggtgtgagccactggcctaAAAGTGCATTTCTATTTACCCATTAATTTTCTGTTAGTCTTTATAAGGATGTGCAGAGTAGTTAAATTGATTATTACAAAcactttctgtttgctttttggccattctggggtttgaactcagggtcttgctctggctaggcaggcactctacacttgagccctGGCCCCTACCCCTTTTTCTTTAGTTggttttcaggcagggtctcaaatttttgcttCAGGCAACCTCagatcataatcctcctacctacctcgtagctgggaccacagcaaagcttattgattgagacaaggtcttgctacctttttgtccaggctggcctcaaaccttggtccttccaatctgcctcctgtgtagctgggatcacaggcatgtgtcaccaagACTTGCTTATAAACACTTAAATGGAGCTCATTAAGGTTGACTTGTCCCAGCTCAGAGCTAGTACTTGGTAGGATATGAAGCCTAACTGTAAGCCTCTGGCTTCTCCCCCTGGTCTCTTTACCTTCTGCTAAATAACATGTTGGCACTATTTACTTAAGTCAGCAAAAAtagcattttgtatatttttatgagaAAACAGAGGAATGAAATGTACATTTCAGCAATAGTTccatctaaaaattttttttttttggtgggactgggtttgaactcagggctttgcacttgcaaagcaggtgctgtaccatatGAGCTACACCTCCTCCAGTCCTCCATCTaaaattgttatattttaaaGCTTTCTGAAATCTTGGCCACCTGGTAAGATAGTTTCATGAGGGTTCTGCAAAACTGTCCcaattgatagattttttttttttcctttttgtgtactggagattgaactcagggcctcacacttagctccccagtccttttgtttttagcttgttgttcagatatggtcttgcacttttgccaagactggcctcgacctccacttcctgagtagatggaattataggcatataccaccatgcccaatttgttttttgagatcaaGTCTTACtaccttttttgagacagggtcttgctatgcagcccaagctggcctcaaactcttgatccttctgcctcagccttccaactgctgggattataggcatccaCCACCATCCAGATGGttaattttacttttgtatttgtGAAAACAATTCTTAAATTTGTTCAATTAATGATGGCAACTACAAAAATACGTATCTTATTATACATGTCATATTAAAAGTTATTCTTACATAAATTATTCTTAGAAACCAATGCTACAAAGTCACACAGAAACACAAGGGAttggttggggatatagctcagtggtacagtgcttgcctagcttgcatgaggtcctgaatttgaccccagcaccataaaacaaaagaagcaCCCCTGAGCCCCAAAAAACATGATTGAAAAATTCAAAAAAGGTAGtgaatattttattgcatttaaaataaagacaaaattttttagtttattctgGTATGTTAGGGGTAATTTGCTTTTAGAAATCtgaactattttaaaaaacaaaatgttcactAAACTGTTTTCCTAAGTGTAGCAATAGAAAGCTAAATCTATGTACTATTATTTGTGATTTAAAACGTGCATACCTGCCATCCATTCAATGAAGAGATTATAATTGCTCTTCTCACATGTGGCTCCCAACATCCTAATGATGTTTGGATGATTCAGATGGCTCATCATTCTTATCTCTTCTCTTAGTGCTTCCACCACTTCTTCCTGCTCAGAAGATGTGTTTCTGACGTATGTCACCTGTTCAATAAACATGTTCGCCAAGTTTTAAATTCTGAGGTTTCTATTTGGTATTCATGAATACTCTGATCTAAATGAACAAATCCAAATTAGCTTATGCATTAGTAGCAGATGGCATTTATGCTCATGGATGcataatgttttttttaattaaaaaaaccaagTCAGCTTCTTTCAGATAATAAGAATCTGGTTTAATCAATAGTGAAATATCAGAAAAATGACACACATGCAAAAAGGGATACAGCAGGATAGAGTAAAACTGAGAAATGCCCAATCATGGAAGAATAATTgatatgatttaaaaatgaaagccttAGGCTGGGAATATGGGGCTCAAGTAGCAAAGTGCTGGCTTGGCAAGTGCAagactccaagttcaaaccccagtactgccaaaacaacaaaaaaaaatgaaagccttATTATCCTGATAAGCATGCTCATTATGAAAGTAAACTACAGAAAGCAAGATGGCATTGCACCAGAATACTGCTGAAAGGAGCAAGTAGTGATACCTCTAACTCTAAaaggcaaaaccaaaaaattttaataatagaaTTCATGATGTTTGTGGTGCTTTGGCAACACCTACCCCAAAATTTAAGTTTcttaaaacttaaagaactgaaacacaTTAATGTATCCTTATCCTTTTAATTGcatgtttcattttatgttttgaatAATTAACTTTACTTATCTGCTCACTAAATATTTACCTGTTTAACAGCCATTAAAGTTCCAGTTCCCACATCTTGTGCCTGATAACAAGAAGAAAACGCTCCAAGGCCTATCTGCTGACCTTTTAGCCATTCAGTGTCTTCTCTATAGGGTTGTTTTGCTTTGGTATGTCCTGGGAGAGTCTCTGGTGTCTACATATTAAATGAAAGCAGTCTTTTTACTATTAAATTAAAAGAGCAAGATTTTATGAAATTAGCCTGGCAAAATTATTACTCGTTTAATCTTGTTTACTCTTGATTTAATTTCCCAAATCACCTATAAACTCAACTTCTGAATGGGCACTGTTGGCAACCAATGTCAAATATAGAAGTGACCACCATTAAAAAATCAACCAGAACTGTCTTTGAAACAGGTCAGGAGTATTGCTACTTTAAATGATTCAAAATTATTGTTGtaattaatacatatatatgaaaacctTTTCAATGATTAACTCATCTTAAAAGCAGCAGTTATAAATTAGACTTATTTTAGCATGGTCTAAAAACACACTCTAATCTCTAAAGACTATACTTACATCTTGTTGAATAATGATGATATCTTCTCCATTTTCAACCTGTAGTTGAGGAACTATGGGGAGGGCATCCTGAGATGCTGACATTGCCATGGCAATTGCTaaagcttcttcttcttctgcttccATCTTTTCTTTGCACTTCTGATTATGATTCACATCGTCTTTGTAGGTATCATCATTTTCAGCCTTTTCAGGAGAGAGGACAGCAACTTCTGACTTGAAAGTAACTGTTGTGTCACTTGAAGGCATAGATGCTTCGAGAAGGTCCTCAATACTGGAGTTCAGCTCTGTATTGGCATCCAACCTGCATTTTTCCTCTACTGGGGTGAACACTGTCTCATCACTTGGTATAACAGCATTACTACCATTGGTGCCACTGCCAAAGCTGTCATCACATTTGGAAGTGTTCAGATCAAGTGTCATATTGTTTTTGGAGGCATCTCCCTGTGTACTTGTGTTACCTGGGGTAGGTCGAGATGGCTTTGGCCTATGTATGGTACTGGAGGGTAAGGGTCTTGACTGAGTAAAGATTGGAGAAAGCTTATCTGAGTCTTTGTTTTCAGAATAGTTCCTCTGTAATTGTAGAGAAAACTTGCGCTGTGTTTGAGGAGATGCTGAAGGTATTTTGCAGGGAACAAATCCCTGAGGTCTATGCTTAGAGACATCTGTTACAGAGCCAGCTGGTACAGATGGGACAGATGAAGAGGGGGTTGACAAGGCTGGGCACATTAACTGGGAATGATGAGATAAAGGAGAGGAGTTCAAACACTGACTGTGGGGTCTGCCTTTTGTTTGAAGCATCGGCTTTGGTTGTTCTGTTGTTGTAGAACTAGGAAGTCCTACTGAAACGTTGGCCAGTCTGTCAGAAATATCCTCTGAACTGGCACTCAACTTTGTAGAACGTAATCCTTTTCCAGTTTTCTCTAAATGGCCCATGTGCTCAAGGGAACTGTTCTCTGGATAGCTGTTAGGGGCAGATGCCTGCAAATAGCTGTCCTGTTGACCATCCAAAGTATCCTCTATGCCCAGCTGGATGGCCTCAGCAATTTCCACCTCATCTGCGATAGCCATCAGACGACGGCGCATCCTGGTGAAGTGAGTGGAGCTGGAGACACTCAGCATTTCTAATAGTTTTGAAAACACATTAGGTACTGCAGTAACCATTCTTGCAGAACTCAAATATATCCTTCGAGAGAGTTTACCAACCATTGAGTGGGAATTATCAATGGACTGCAAAGCAAAAGTTAAGAGGGACAGCAGCTTCTTAtacctgaaagaaaagaattccaCACAATTATTAGACAAGTTCAAATTACTGAAAAAtgtatgcaaatttaaaaaaggTAATTGACAGTTTTTACACTTCAAAAAGCATTTCACTATAAAGGATCTATAAATTTCCAATTAAATAGCCTAGACTTCAGGTTTCTGACAACCAAATACTAAGGTATACCCATCTATGTTCTTTAATCTCCAAGTTTTTCATAAATCTAAAACATATCATCTTTGGGGAGTTTGTGGGGTGGGAAAGAAGAGGGAAGTAATATATTTCCAAAAGATAAATCACCTGACTTCAACAGGCTCAGCTTGTGAAACATCAGTACTGACAATGTGAGGATAAAATTCAGCAGGAAATTCCAACAACAGTCTATCAATAAGACAAAGGCGGCCCAGGAGTTCTTGCCAGTTGTTTGATTCAGTTCGGTTTCCAAGAATACAATTTAAGACATAATCAACACCACCAATACCAATGGATCCTACAAGAGTAAAAACAAATGATGAAAACACTGTGatataaaaatctaaaacaaaacatgGTTAATGGTAAGGCCAACTGGGTTATATTAGTTTTAAGAATTTCTCTTAGATTAATTCATACTCTAATCTTAGCTGAGTGAATCAATTTacagaattatttcaaaattctgaACAGCTGAGTGAGagattataaagaaaaatcataaaacattctacattaattttaagtgaaaagttATTACCAGCTTTAAGTATTTCTCTACCAACTGCCAACTCTCCTGCTTGGCCTTTGCACAGTTCCAACAGTGTGGATATGGACAGTTGACTCGTGCggctaaaaatagaaaaaaaaaaaaaagcaacatcaaTTCTGGATCTTGGATAAGATATATATCAATGTCAGAGAAGTAATGCAacatcttttgagaaagttggaAAATAACGTTTTCAGGAATGCTTACTTTTCCACCACTAAAATCAAACCAATAATGTTACTGTAAGTATCATTTATTATGAGGACTAATTGCGTAAGTTTAACTTATCATCTGTGTCAAACACAGTATCTTTAGTATTGCCTCTTAGCCAGTAAaaaatgacttaaatattaaaccaggtaaagtttattttcattactgtatctgttaaaataaaaaagaatgtaggTGGGTATGatgtacaggcctgtaatctgaactacttgggaggtggaggcagaggatcacaacttcaaggccagcccaggtaaagtcAGAtgttgagatcctatctccacaactatctgttttttttaagtaacagtactgggtttgaacacaagccttcttacttgctaggcaagtgctctaccatttgagccatcccTGCCcacagactctgtctcaaaaaatacaaacaaaaggattgGGAGCACTGctcaagcatgatgccctgaattcaagccgCAATATcaccaaaggggggaaaaaacaaaacaaaacaaaaaacccctcttgaattaaaaagaaaaacttggggCTGGTGCATAGCTTCAGGTGTAAAGCCCTGGAtttcatctccagcaccacaaaaataaaacaaaacccttgATACCCAAAATCCTTGCACTCTCCAAATGAACTGTAAATATCATAAAATCTCTATaacttttcttatgttttcaatCATTCAAGCAAAGTTCTCAGGTAAAGAAcccaacttcagaatttcagaaaGTAGGCAACACAACACATGCCAGGTCAACAGTGAAATTCTCAGAAAATTACCTATTCTGAcattggaaaacaagattttCCCTATGCATTTTGCAAATTATCTGTTAATTTCCCAACATTTTCCAGAGTATTTTCTCTAAGCAACAAGAAAATCTTTAATACTTTAATCCATATGTTTATGTAGAGAAAACAATGTCCATAAAGATAGACTTTATGAGGTGAGAAATTAGTCAAAGCTAGGCACCTAATTTTTGAGACTCTGCAAACTAATTCATGTGACTTAGGGAGAAAGAGAACTATTGAATTGAGAGGGTTCTGAATGGGCACAACAGCAGAAGCAAAACAGGGAAGACAAAACCCTTCTTGCCAATCAAGATCTGCTGGGATGAAAAGAGGTAGCAATTGCCAATCAAGTATTTATTATAGCtttgtttattaaataaaagtgATCTTTCTGGAAGGGGAAAATGAACCattagtctaaaaaaaaaaaaagcatggtttgTGCTCATTTTTATTGTTACCACACTTCTCTACTTCATATTTTTCTCTCCAGTTAGGATTATTTTTGAGGCATTGGAGAAATAtgtgaaacttaaaaaaatttaacaaaacctgtcataattacaataaaattccattgtattgaAAATAACGGACTGGGGTTCTTTTCTGATCCAGAAAAATGGGGCATAGTAAGACAAAATGACTGTTGTCTAAAATAACATTACAGTCTTCTTAGCAATTGGACTTCAGATTAAGAACATGATTTAACAAGAGTCAATAACAATACAGTTATGTGCGGGTCCATGCAGTCTGCTGGTTTGGGATTTACCTGCCATTAGTTCCTTTCCCTAGAGAgcttctttttgcagtactggggtttgaccctgaggcctcatgcttgctaggcaggcactttactacttgagccacacatctagcCTGCTTAAGTGATTTAAGTGTTATGTTTTAATTTCAAATCTCACACTAGAAAACAATATTCAAAGATTTATTTAATAACTATGTATAAAATACTCACTGGGTGAGGCTTGGTGCTAGGTACTTTGAATACCAGATAGTTTTGAGGCTCATCAAGGAGACCTTACCTGTTGGCATCTGCACACTTGACTAGGATGGTGTCTACAACTGGTCGGAGAAGTCTCTGAAGCTTGATTCTTTCTGCTAAACTGTGGCAAGGAGTATATACCAGCATGGCTCTCAATGTTTtctggggagaaaaaaatgaaggtcagTTTAACTACATTTAGAATGCATCAGAGACAATGGTCTAATCTGAGACAATCTGAGCAACCAAGTAAGTAACAATAGAAATGGATAATAACCAAAAATAGTGGCAATCACAGTGACATTTAAGAAACAGTAACAGGTGCTATATCATccaatgttcttacaatgtactgAGCATCATGGCTTCTACATACCATCATCTTAAGTCTAACAGGCAAATtaagcattttctttattttaaaggtGAGCAAACTAAAGTttaagagaggttaaataacttttctAAAGTCATACCGCCAGGTAAtcagaaaaacagtatttaaataaaagatgcctaggctggcctcagttTGGCTAATACATTATTCACACACACCAGATGGGATGATGATTGGTGAGGTCACTCAATTCTTAGCCCACACCTATATTCATAACTGCACTGCTATATTGCTTCTCAAGAAGATCCATTAAGTAAACTTGTTAGGGCACGAATCAGAGAAAAGATTAAGAGGTAGTTTAGCTTAGAGACTCAGAATTATTCTAAAGTTATGATTATGAATGGCAGCAATTTTGAGTCCCCAGGAAAAGATGGGGGTGCAATGCGGGGGGAATGGGTCTGCTACTGGTATCTAATAGATAGAAGCCAAGGATATTtataaacatcctacaatgcgGAAGATATCACCCCTACTGTCCCTCATCCTCCACAAATTATCTGGCCAAGGGCAATAGTGATGAGGTTGAGAAACAATGGTCCAAAGAGATACACAAAACTCAGGTGAAATTAGATTCCAAAATTACCTCTTCATCACTCTATCCCACTCATGAAGGACTAATTCTAACAGTTAAAGCAGAAAACAACTCAGAGTCTGTCAGGGAATGCTCTTCTGTGAAAGGTTTCTGAATTTTCTACAATGTTTATGTAGAGTCaagcaaaatttttattaaaaatacattctcCTTAATGACTATgaacatcaaatttaaaaaagtatactgaccacttttctgtatttttaatttggtcATGTGTGAAGTACCTGCTCAAGAAAACACAGGACTAGCAAGCCATTGCTACTTGGTGGGAGAACGCAGAGCATAAGAAAATTTGAGCAGACTAAAATCAGCAAACTGCAAATGAACAGAGTAAATGGAAAACTGCAATTTCTTGGGATTAaggaatcaaaataaaatttggattttCCAAAATTACCTTAGGTAAAGTAGCTGTATTATACcttgtttgtttatgttttttgaaatagggtctcactatgtatctcaggctgaCCTTAAATTCAATGATCCTCTCGCCTCTGTTCCGAGTGCTAGGATGacggtgtgtgccaccatgcgtGGCTGCTCTACTGTAGCTTAAAAACAATCATCTGCAAACCATCCAACAATGATATGCTTATGGAATAAAGCTACTTACTAAAGCAGCAACGTACACTTTGTAGACAGGGTCAGCGCAGACAATGGACAAGATGCTGCAGCACGCCTCCACCACGTCTCCTGAGATGCTGGGCAGGGCAGAGCCGATGATGGCTCCAGCACTCGTGCTGCCTCCACCACTGCCCCCAGAACTTCCAGTGCTTTCCCCATTCGCCAACAGCAGGGCCCCACTCACATCATGCGAGAGACGCCTGAGGGCCATTTCTCTTACATTCCAGTTTCTAGAAAATAAGCAGCCAACGAGTTCCATTCCAAACACCTGCATTAAACAAGCACAATgggaataaaaattaatgaaaccatAGTAGACAGACTCAAGcacaattttaattattaaagaaaaactagGCCAAGTATgctggctgtaatcctagctactccaaagTCAGATATTGGAAGAGCTGCAGTTCAAGCCTAGCCCGAGCAAAAATTGAGACCCCCAGctcaacaagctgggtgtggtgacacaagtCTGTGGTCCCAGTTATTGGGAGGCACAGGTGAGTAGAATGCAGTGCGAGGCTTACCCgacacaaaaacacaagaccttgtctgaaaaattactaaatcaaaaagggctggaggtgtgccctgagtggtagagcacctgcctagcaagtgtgaggtcctgagttcaaaccccagcactgccaaaaagaaaaaagaaaaattggtcATTTCTTAATTCACTATACTACTCAATTTTAAATACAGTCACTTAGAACTCATAGGGAGGAATTTTATACTCAAGTTTAAAAAGTAGCATTTATTAGTGCAAGTAAAATTAAAAGTACACTCCAATAATTAGATAGATCTACCACCTATATTTTTATGCTTCTatctccccctccaaaaaactCCGAAAACAAAAATCTGTAAAGAACTTCAAATTTAAACCAACATGATGGCTAGTGACTATAATTCCACCTGCTTGGAAGGCAcggatcaagaggattgcaatttgaggccaccctgggcaaaacaCCCcattctcaacaaataagctgggcatggtggtacatgcctgtgatcccagctgcatgggaggtatagataggaggagcataatctgaggccagcccgggcacagaacaagagaccctacctgaaaatagATAATGCAAAAAGAGACAGggatgtggctcatgtggtagagcaccagcctaatatagcaaggccttgagttcaaaccccagttccctttcactccccccaaaaagaattcCAACTTTATATTCATATTAAGGtagttaatagagaaaaactagaccacagttttttaaaaataatcaaattgagAATGGTACTGAGGTTTCAAAATATAGAATACATCTTTTAGAAATgacaacagcaattaaaaataattgattttcaTCTTATTCAAAAAGGTTAAAAAACAGTGAAGGAGGGAATAATGAATGGAGGGGATGGAGGGAAATAACGAATGGCGGGAAAACCAAACTCTAAAGAAAAACTGGTTATGTTAAAGTCAGAAAGGATGAAGATAACGTGCACACTGGTACAGGCCTCACCGCCACACCCCGGAGCCCGGGTCTCTGAATGAGGGGAAAGGCAAATGGCAATAACATTATGGGCCCTAGCTAAACATAAGCTTAACATCTAAGACAATTTATCATGTGGAAAATTTTCAATTATCACAGATGCACGAACACaatttggagaaaaacaaataatgacaaATTTACATATGTTCTATTATAGAGTGTGaaggaaagtaaaacaagaaTGCAGTGAACTTCTGGCACTGTTAAGTAGGATATCACGACCtaagggttgttttttttttggtagtactggagattCAACTCAGgacccacttgagccacgccaatGGTGACTAAGTTTTATAAACAACTGAGGGAAGGGGGCAAACTCATTAAGCAATGTACATATATCCATGAGAAGTGAAGAGTGAGGAGCTACTTACCTGAATCCAAGGCTCAGCTAAATCTTTATAAGCAGGAGGGATCTGCTGAGTTCCATAGTGAGTGAGGTTAAAGTTGCTCTCTTGACTCCTTCTTTGTGACCCAGCCAAAGGCTGCTGCTGCGTGGTTTGCTGCTGTGCAGCTCGCAAGGAAGAAGGGGAATCCACAGGGCTTGACAACTCatggctaaaatgaaaaataacaaatttgctAAAAATATTAACAGATTTAAATCatactttgcctttttttttttttttttgagacaagaatttgctttgtagcccaggctggcctcgaactaacAATCCTCCAGCCTCCACATGCTGGGATCACAGCTGTGCATTACCATGCCTGGGTAGAgattattttaagttttcattaaacacatatatatcattaATTCAAAATTACTACCTGTAGAAATCATGGGATCTCCATTTAGACCTACAAAGGGGACATATTAAAGGTTCTCTATTTCTTCTACATTCTTCTGcccctgaaaaaaattaaagaaaacaatcttacaaaaatacaaatgctTTTTTACATTAATACTTTATACGTTAGATATGTGTATTTTGTAATTGTTCATAATGGTTTTGTAGGATTTCTGATACAATGCTAATCAGAGAGGAAACACAGTAGGCTAATTATTCTGCTGCTGTTCCCTTTTATAAATGCTACTTTACTAGTTCTGGCACCATCAACTTTGCTTGTCCCACCTGACAAGGCTAGGCCATTCCCAGCCTGCTTGGATGATGCTCCCCTCTGTCAAGTCTGCCCGGGTCTTCTACCTCCTTCCCTCTTCATGTACGCCTTGCAGGCTGGAACCCTTTTTTAACTCTTGTACTCTATCCAATTCTAAATGTACCACACTACGCTGCATTTCTTTGCTCACACAGAGACCTTCTGACAGACTCTAAACTCCAACTTGTTGAAACCTTTACCTAAAGCTTAGATAGACCTTCTCTGCTCTCAACAACCTCCCCACAAGCCATGCtaaatcataaataaaacaatCAGAGAGCAACTTTGCTGAGCAAGCCTGGGGAGAAAAGGAGCCACATACAGATTGACATGCAGTGGTGGTGCAGCTTGTTTCTGCAGCCATCTTCACACACAGTAAGGCTTTCCTCATCCAGCATGCCCAGCAAGCAGATCGGACACATCTGTTCCTCTTCATCTTTTATGCTGTAAGGAAGGGGAAGCAAAAGTTCTAAGTACAAAAGCATGTTAGGAAGAATTATGCCATATGCAAATTAGA contains:
- the Map3k1 gene encoding mitogen-activated protein kinase kinase kinase 1 isoform X1 encodes the protein MAAAAGNRASSSGFPGSGAASPEAGSGGGALKTSSAPAAGAGLLRETGSAGRERADWRRRQLRKVRSVELDQLPEPPLFLAASPPSSSTSPSPELADAAVGGSSFQPVAVPPTPGAASRSSSSSSGAHPAEPAAAPDSGVPCPAGAEPGEKRAPAGEPPPAAAPAGREMENKETLKGLHKMDDRPEERMIREKLKATCMPAWKHEWLERRNRRGPVVVKPIPIKGDGSEMNNLAAESQGEGQASATSPAPKGRRSPSPGSSPSGRTVKSESPGVRRKRASPVPFQSGRITPPRRAPSPDGFSPYSPEETNRRVNKVMRARLYLLQQIGPNSFLIGGDSPDNKYRVFIGPQNCSCGRGTFCIHLLFVMLRVFQLEPSDPMLWRKTLKNFEVESLFQKYHSRRSSRIKAPSRNTIQKFVSRMSNSHTLSSSSTSTSSSENSIKDEEEQMCPICLLGMLDEESLTVCEDGCRNKLHHHCMSIWAEECRRNREPLICPLCRSKWRSHDFYSHELSSPVDSPSSLRAAQQQTTQQQPLAGSQRRSQESNFNLTHYGTQQIPPAYKDLAEPWIQVFGMELVGCLFSRNWNVREMALRRLSHDVSGALLLANGESTGSSGGSGGGSTSAGAIIGSALPSISGDVVEACCSILSIVCADPVYKVYVAALKTLRAMLVYTPCHSLAERIKLQRLLRPVVDTILVKCADANSRTSQLSISTLLELCKGQAGELAVGREILKAGSIGIGGVDYVLNCILGNRTESNNWQELLGRLCLIDRLLLEFPAEFYPHIVSTDVSQAEPVEVRYKKLLSLLTFALQSIDNSHSMVGKLSRRIYLSSARMVTAVPNVFSKLLEMLSVSSSTHFTRMRRRLMAIADEVEIAEAIQLGIEDTLDGQQDSYLQASAPNSYPENSSLEHMGHLEKTGKGLRSTKLSASSEDISDRLANVSVGLPSSTTTEQPKPMLQTKGRPHSQCLNSSPLSHHSQLMCPALSTPSSSVPSVPAGSVTDVSKHRPQGFVPCKIPSASPQTQRKFSLQLQRNYSENKDSDKLSPIFTQSRPLPSSTIHRPKPSRPTPGNTSTQGDASKNNMTLDLNTSKCDDSFGSGTNGSNAVIPSDETVFTPVEEKCRLDANTELNSSIEDLLEASMPSSDTTVTFKSEVAVLSPEKAENDDTYKDDVNHNQKCKEKMEAEEEEALAIAMAMSASQDALPIVPQLQVENGEDIIIIQQDTPETLPGHTKAKQPYREDTEWLKGQQIGLGAFSSCYQAQDVGTGTLMAVKQVTYVRNTSSEQEEVVEALREEIRMMSHLNHPNIIRMLGATCEKSNYNLFIEWMAGGSVAHLLSKYGAFKESVVINYTEQLLRGLSYLHENQIIHRDVKGANLLIDSTGQRLRIADFGAAARLASKGTGAGEFQGQLLGTIAFMAPEVLRGQQYGRSCDVWSVGCAIIEMACAKPPWNAEKHSNHLALIFKIASATTAPSIPSHLSPGLRDVALRCLELQPQDRPPSRELLKHPVFRTTW